One window of Equus caballus isolate H_3958 breed thoroughbred chromosome 3, TB-T2T, whole genome shotgun sequence genomic DNA carries:
- the APBB2 gene encoding amyloid beta precursor protein binding family B member 2 isoform X11, whose protein sequence is MLTSCFCSVPSCLPGFRERDFAYVARDKDTRILKCHVFRCDTPAKAIATSLHEICSKIMAERKNAKALACGSLQERNNVNLDVPLQVDFPTPKTELVQKFHVQYLGMLPVDKPVGMDTLNNAIESLMTSSDKEDWPSVNMNVADATVTVISEKNEEEILVECRVRFLSFMGVGKDVHTFAFIMDTGNQRFECHVFWCEPNAGNVSEAVQAACMLRYQKCLVARPPSQKVRPPPPPADSVTRRVTTNVKRGVLSLIDTLKQKRPVTETP, encoded by the exons AGATTTTGCTTatgtagcaagagacaaagataCAAGAATTTTGAAATGTCATGTATTTCGATGTGACACACCAGCAAAAGCCATCGCCACAAGTCTCCACGAAATCTGCTCCAAG atTATGGCCGAACGGAAGAATGCCAAAGCCCTGGCCTGTGGTTCcttacaggaaagaaacaatGTGAATCTCGACGTTCCCTTGCAAG TAGATTTTCCAACACCAAAGACTGAGCTGGTCCAGAAGTTCCACGTGCAGTACCTGGGCATGTTACCTGTAGACAAGCCGGTCG GAATGGATACCCTGAACAATGCCATAGAAAgtctcatgacctcatctgacAAGGAGGACTGGCCGTCAGTGAACATGAACGTGGCCGATGCTACTGTGACCGTCATCAGTGAAAAG AATGAAGAGGAAATCCTAGTGGAGTGTCGTGTGCGATTCTTGTCCTTCATGGGCGTCGGGAAGGATGTCCACACATTTGCCTTCATCATGGACACTGGGAACCAGCGCTTTGAGTGCCACGTTTTCTGGTGCGAGCCGAATGCCGGTAACGTGTCCGAGGCGGTGCAGGCCGCCTGCATG TTACGATACCAGAAGTGCTTGGTAGCCAGGCCGCCTTCACAGAAAGTTCGACCACCTCCTCCGCCAGCAGACTCAGTGACCAGGAGAGTCACAACCAATGTAAAACGAGGGGTCTTATCCCTCATTGACACTTTGAAACAGAAACGCCCTGTCACAGAAACGCCATAG
- the APBB2 gene encoding amyloid beta precursor protein binding family B member 2 isoform X12, translating into MERTSLRHERDFAYVARDKDTRILKCHVFRCDTPAKAIATSLHEICSKIMAERKNAKALACGSLQERNNVNLDVPLQVDFPTPKTELVQKFHVQYLGMLPVDKPVGMDTLNNAIESLMTSSDKEDWPSVNMNVADATVTVISEKNEEEILVECRVRFLSFMGVGKDVHTFAFIMDTGNQRFECHVFWCEPNAGNVSEAVQAACMLRYQKCLVARPPSQKVRPPPPPADSVTRRVTTNVKRGVLSLIDTLKQKRPVTETP; encoded by the exons AGATTTTGCTTatgtagcaagagacaaagataCAAGAATTTTGAAATGTCATGTATTTCGATGTGACACACCAGCAAAAGCCATCGCCACAAGTCTCCACGAAATCTGCTCCAAG atTATGGCCGAACGGAAGAATGCCAAAGCCCTGGCCTGTGGTTCcttacaggaaagaaacaatGTGAATCTCGACGTTCCCTTGCAAG TAGATTTTCCAACACCAAAGACTGAGCTGGTCCAGAAGTTCCACGTGCAGTACCTGGGCATGTTACCTGTAGACAAGCCGGTCG GAATGGATACCCTGAACAATGCCATAGAAAgtctcatgacctcatctgacAAGGAGGACTGGCCGTCAGTGAACATGAACGTGGCCGATGCTACTGTGACCGTCATCAGTGAAAAG AATGAAGAGGAAATCCTAGTGGAGTGTCGTGTGCGATTCTTGTCCTTCATGGGCGTCGGGAAGGATGTCCACACATTTGCCTTCATCATGGACACTGGGAACCAGCGCTTTGAGTGCCACGTTTTCTGGTGCGAGCCGAATGCCGGTAACGTGTCCGAGGCGGTGCAGGCCGCCTGCATG TTACGATACCAGAAGTGCTTGGTAGCCAGGCCGCCTTCACAGAAAGTTCGACCACCTCCTCCGCCAGCAGACTCAGTGACCAGGAGAGTCACAACCAATGTAAAACGAGGGGTCTTATCCCTCATTGACACTTTGAAACAGAAACGCCCTGTCACAGAAACGCCATAG
- the APBB2 gene encoding amyloid beta precursor protein binding family B member 2 isoform X13: MAERKNAKALACGSLQERNNVNLDVPLQVDFPTPKTELVQKFHVQYLGMLPVDKPVGMDTLNNAIESLMTSSDKEDWPSVNMNVADATVTVISEKNEEEILVECRVRFLSFMGVGKDVHTFAFIMDTGNQRFECHVFWCEPNAGNVSEAVQAACMLRYQKCLVARPPSQKVRPPPPPADSVTRRVTTNVKRGVLSLIDTLKQKRPVTETP, encoded by the exons ATGGCCGAACGGAAGAATGCCAAAGCCCTGGCCTGTGGTTCcttacaggaaagaaacaatGTGAATCTCGACGTTCCCTTGCAAG TAGATTTTCCAACACCAAAGACTGAGCTGGTCCAGAAGTTCCACGTGCAGTACCTGGGCATGTTACCTGTAGACAAGCCGGTCG GAATGGATACCCTGAACAATGCCATAGAAAgtctcatgacctcatctgacAAGGAGGACTGGCCGTCAGTGAACATGAACGTGGCCGATGCTACTGTGACCGTCATCAGTGAAAAG AATGAAGAGGAAATCCTAGTGGAGTGTCGTGTGCGATTCTTGTCCTTCATGGGCGTCGGGAAGGATGTCCACACATTTGCCTTCATCATGGACACTGGGAACCAGCGCTTTGAGTGCCACGTTTTCTGGTGCGAGCCGAATGCCGGTAACGTGTCCGAGGCGGTGCAGGCCGCCTGCATG TTACGATACCAGAAGTGCTTGGTAGCCAGGCCGCCTTCACAGAAAGTTCGACCACCTCCTCCGCCAGCAGACTCAGTGACCAGGAGAGTCACAACCAATGTAAAACGAGGGGTCTTATCCCTCATTGACACTTTGAAACAGAAACGCCCTGTCACAGAAACGCCATAG